CCCAGACGATGGGGGTCGCCATATTGATGGTCAGGTAAGGAACCGCATCCCAGGTAATACCCGGAATAACCAGTCCCGAATTCTCACTTGGATTGTACTTAAGCTGAGTAAAGAGGTTCAGCTTATTTTTACCTGTTTTATAGGAGACCATTCCAGCAAGGTTATGTCCCCAGAGCAGAGGAAACTGCGTATTTTTCACATCCAGCTCTGTTTCCTCACCGCAGTAAAAGTATTCCCCCGAGAGCTTCAGTTTTTTATCAAAGAAATCCATATAGAAGCCCAGGTTCAGAGAGAAGTCCCAGGCATCGGATAAAGTAGACTCATAGTCATAGTCATCCCGTGTCACAGGATACTGATAATAGGCGTCTATAGCCGTAAAACGATTTTCCCTGTCCGGTTGAATATCATCTCCCTGTATGTCATAGGAAATAAGCCCTTCCTGATATATTTCAATGTTCTTGAACAGTGTTGAACTGAAAGAGTAAAACCCACGGAGATTCATCTGGGCATGGTAGAAGGTACCCATGGTAAGGTCAAAATTCCTGGTGGCAAGGTTGACATTGCCTCCATAGCCGATCTCATCGGCACTGGGCTGGAGAGGGTCTTCAAAAAAACCATTTCTGGTGAATACAAGCCCCTCAATACCCCCGATCCCCAGAGGAAGATTCAATTTAAGAGCATAGGAATCCGCCTCATCAAGATAGGGATCATTGGTCCTGTCACCAAAATCATCGGGAACACGGGCAGTGAGATTGGTAAAGGGAAAATTCCTTGAGATTCCCCAGGTGACAGTCTGCCTCCCCATACGGACATAGAGAGAATTTTTCACATTGAAATCACAGAAAAACTCTGTAACCTCTGTTTCCAGCTCGGGAAAGGAGAGAGAATATTTTTGCAGAACCCGGAATTCCGGACCTATCTGAAAGTTCAGACTGATGGAAGATTTCATATCCATCAAAGCCATAGAATCCAGTCCAGAACTGTCGTTGATCCCCGGGTTCCAGGGCATGTAGTTCCACCCCGATGAATAGCCCCCTACAAAACGGAAATTTCCAATAAGAGAATAACTGCTCTTCTTGATAACATCGTTTAAAAGGTCAATTTCCTTGTCCGTACTGGAGACTCCCGACTGCTCCTGAGGTACGGCCTGCCGGGCAACTTCTTTGGTTTCTTCTTCACTTATATCCTGAAACTCCGACTCCTCTTCAAAGAGAGCATCCAGGTTCATGTCTTCATCCATCAGATCTTCAGAAGCTTCCTCTGCAAAAAGAGGAGCCGTCATAAAGAGGAGAAAAAGAAAGGAGTAACAAAGTCTGCGCATCATGATGAAGCTCCATCATTGGGTCCGCCGGGGGTAGCCGGATAATAAGATTTCCAGTCCAGTCCGCTGTCGGTGTCAGTATTCTCATCTATGCGTCCAACACTGCGTATGTGGTTGATTCTGAGTGTTGGGTCAATATTAAATGTAATTTCTCCAAAGTAGGAACCTGGAGAGGTCCCATCAAAGGTTCCTGATGAGGGATAGGCGATGGAAGAAGATCCCCAGCGGATAAAATCTACGGACTGTCCCTGGGTGATAAGTTCGGCAAAGCCCTGATTGGTCCAATAGGGAAAGTACCCGACCCTGTTCAAATAGAAGATACCCTTTACAGCATCATCATTCCGCTCTATCTCCTCTGGGCTGAAAACTTCTTCCAGCCTGAGTCCGACATCCGGATCATAATTCGGAACATATTTAGGATCTTTATCATAGTAGCTCTTATAATCATCAAAATTGAATTCGTGAGCCTCTACCCCTGCCCTTAAAAGCATATAAGCCCCGGGCTGAAGACTGTATGAGGGAAGCTCAAATTCTCCATCGAATAGCTCATTGGAGCCCATGATGGAAGAGCTGCAGCGTAGGGTCAGAATGGAGATATCCACCGCCTCATTTCCGTAATTGTATAGTTCAATATAGGGAAGCTTAATCACTTCTATCTCATCCTGATAATAGGCCGATCCGATCTCCGAGATCCTCACAGGGACATACACATCATCCTGATTTGAAAGGAATTCACATGACCCCAGTATAAGAACCAGCCCTATGAGTACAGGCAATTGTTTTAATTTCATAGAATTATCCTAGCGGTTTACCTGTTCCAAAAACTGCTTGGAAAAGGTGGTATTGGGAATATCCCGGAAGGAGACCTTGTTAATGGAGATTTGTGTTTTCTCCCGGCTCAGAGTTTCCAGTAGAAGAAATTTATGAGGAATGTAGCGTCCCTCTACCATCTGGTAGCTGGGAAAGGCGGTGGTTCGCAAGAGCTCCCCGGAGAGTCCGTAGTCTTCTGTCTTGCGGACCAGATAGTCCTCATCCACCCATACATCCATTATGGGATAGGTCACCCCATCGTTGTTGGCTTCAAGATGCAGTTTCCAGCAGTCATAACGCCCCAGTTTTACTGTCTCAGCCCCGGTCACATCGTAGTCATTGGCCAATGTGGAACGGGTAAAGTCAGAATTCCTGGCATTGGTATTCTGAAATCGGTCTTTAGAACTTGAAAAGTTGAATCGCCTGCTCTCGGGGTCGTAGAACCACAGGGCATCCTCAACCTTAAGGTAACCCTGCCCCTTACTCACCTGGGGCTCCATTATAACAATGACATACTTTTCATCGGCGTCCCGTCTGAAAACAATGGCCACTGTCTTTTCCCGGTCTTCACCGGGTTTATCTTCAACAATTGTATATTCGGCAGCAAAGTCTGTATCCATATAGCTGGCCAGGGCATCTACCTTTTCCAGGATGACCTGGTAGTCTTCGGCCCAGAGGCCGGGAACCATTATAAAAAGCATAAAAAGTATTGAGTAAACAGATTTCATAGAGTCTCCCTGTATTTTTTAATGTTCAGTAATTTCAACGGAAAGACGTTTCCAGTAATCCGATGCCAGCACAAGAATGTCATCGCTTAAGAGCTCTGGGGTATTGTTATCATAGAGTTCAATAATATTATCCAGATCCCAAATAACTTTAATGATCACAGCTGATGTATCTTTGTTGATATGAAGTCCTTCAAAAGGAATAACAATAATATCCTTTTCTCCCAATGGATTCTCCGCCAGTTGAATCGTATCGGAGTACATATCAAAGAACAGACCATAACTGCCCTGAAGATGCTCCAGTCCGAAAGAGAGGGACCCATCCGCATTATTTATAAACTGTCTTGTTTCATCGATAACATCAAAGACCGAAGAATCATCAAAAGTGAATTCCGACCAGCTTTTAAACTGTTCGATGAGTTCTTCCTTATTTTGATAACTCTGATCCGGCCATACATTTTCATAACCGGGGATATGGACCGTGATCATACTCTCGCTTTTACTTATATAAGTTTTATTCTGGGATATTGAAGGAGAATAATTGATCCTCTGCTGCTGAAAATTAATGTTGATCCCATCGTAGACCTGAACCTGAAAATCCTCATCCGGATACAGGGACACATCATCAATGAAATTGGCTGTGAATAATTCAGGTTTATCACGTTTGTCATAAGTCATTCCTTCTGCTAAGGACACTGCCATATACATAGAAGTAGACCTTTCAGGAATTGTCATATTATCCAGATGGGCCTTCACGAAATGGAAAAGATTTAATGAAATTGAAAATTCTGTAGGTGTATAAGCTCCTATTTTATTACCATAAGCCGTATACCCATCAACGATGGAATTCATACTCTCATCTACTTCATAAGTCGAATAGTTTACTACTGCCCTACTCTTGCGGTTATCAGATCCGCTTTCGAATTGAACCTCTCCAGATTTGGTCTGCTCAAATAGGCTGCAGCTTGATAATAATATAAGCAGTACGATGTAAAAGTGTTTCATGTTTTTAACCTTTATTAATAATTGTGAGTTCACTCTATGTAAGAGCCTCAATCAGGGGATAGCGGGAAGCCCGATAAGATGGTATGACAGCAGCGGGTATGAGAATGAGTCCCAATAATAGAATATTGAGAACCACAGATTTTATTGTAAAGAGAGGAACAAGACGCCCTTTCTGAAGAAACAGTTCAAACCCGGGAAGTGCGGAATAGTCGATTAATGAAAGAATGCCAAATCCTGGTATAGATAAGAGAGCCCCCATTAAAAGAGAGAGCCCGAAAAGCCAGAGGGCTTCCAGGACGAGTATGGTCATGATGGTGGTCCGGTTCATCCCTATGGCACGAAGTGTTCCAATTTCTGAGAGCCGTTCCCTGATAACCATCTGATAACTTACTGCCACAGAGACAAGGATAATCAGGGCCACCATGATGTATAAGAAATAGCTGACAAGGTCTATGGCGGTCAGAAGATCGTCCACCTGGGAGATGTATAGGCTCAAAGGGATAATGAAGTACCTTTCACCTGTCCATTGAGTACGGTCCAACTGACGGGTAAGATCTTCTTTGTTCTCCAGCAGGGGGGCCGTATCAAGGTTATCTGACAAGGCAGTATGAACCCTTTTTATATCCTCAGAAGAAAAACTACCTTCCTGTTTATAAATTCCATAAGAAGAGATATCTCCTTCAGAAAATCTCAAAAGAGAGGCCAGTTCTTTCAAGGGTACATAACTTTTGTAATATCCAAATATGCTTGTATCCCGAAATACCGCCCTTAACACAAGGCTTACTGTATTCTTCTGCCCGCTGAGAGTATTGCCCTGCAATATGATACTGTCTCCGATCTTACATCCCAATTCAGAGGCAACGGTTTCTGATATCATTATGCTTTGATCGAGAATCAGATCATCTGTAGAGCCTTCTACAATATCCAGTGCAGAAAAATCCTCATCTTCCCATTCCACACCATACACATTTTTCTGACCTACCCCTTCTCCATTGAAGTAGAGTATGCCTTCTCTGTAATAGTTGATCCTCTTTTGCAGCAGATCATATTCCAGGCCTGTATTTTCCAGCAGGTCTTTCACCAGCTCAGGTTCAGACATGTGCATCTTATTACCGTGGTCTTTGTCATAGGAGATAATAAAAAGGTCTCCTCCGTAATGACCCCGGGCGGAGTTGTGTAGTGTGTCTGTCATTCCCATGGAGAGGGAAGACATTATGGTAATAACTGCAAACCCGATGCTCAGTGAGATAAGCAGAAAAATATATCTGTTCAGGTGCTTTTTGAAGTAGGAGATGGAGAGCGTGAGGGTATGATGAGCTGCCATATCAATGCTTCTCCTGTGCTGCTGTGGGTGCTATGGATAAAACCTTTCTTACGGGTATCCACGAGGCCAGGAGTCCCAGGATAAAAGAAACCAGCAGGGAGCCCAGGGCCCAGTTTAAATGAAAGCCGATGTGAAGCTCTGTCATACCAAAGAGTGTCTGTACGAGTACATTATCGATACCTATATTGAGGCTGTTGATCCAGTTGATTATGAGAACGGCTATCCCTATTCCGCTGAGGCCTCCGGTGCAGGCAAGAAATAAATTTTCCATCAACACAAGAGATGAAATCCATATTTTTTCGGCGCCCATGGCCCGGAGTGTTCCCAGTTCTGAATATCTGTCGAAAACAGAGATCAGGAGAATATTGACTATGGCGATTCCCCCGGCGAGGAGAACAAGGGCAAAACCGGCGTTGTAGAGGATCTGCAGTAAAAATACCATCCTGGCGGACAATCCGGCAGCCTCTTTCCAGTCCATGATCACCAGGTCCAGCCCGGCGTCTTCCAGTAAATGTCCAAGGCTGGAGGAAAAGCTCTTTAAACTCACACTTTCTTCCAGCCTCATCAGGATAAAATGCCAATCCCCCGATGCAGCATCGCTATTATCAAGTTCATCCCTCATCCCGATAACATTCCCCACCGAAACCTTTTCATCCGCTTCAAAGAGATCTTCATTCACAAAGAGGTCTTCCGAGAATAGAGATTCCAGATCCTCATCCAGATACTCCATCTCCTCCTCTTCTATATCTTCGGTATTGCTTTCGCTAAGGGCCAGGGAGTTGAGAGCCTGTATTGTCTGCATGTCACAGATTACAATCCGGTCCAGCTGAGGGTCTTTCGTATCATAGGAGAATACTCCCCTCAAGGGGACTTCCCTTATCTTAAAGCCTCTGGTTCCTCCTATGCTGAGGAGTACGGGATCAGCAATAGAAATACTCTTTCCGCTCTCTCTTGAAATCCTCTCATAAAGCTCCAGGGGGAGCATCACACCGTGTTCCCCTGACTTGAGACTCTCCCCTTCAAGGATGTTGAGGTCCGGAAAAAGAGAAAAATAGTTCTCCCCTTCCACTCCAAACAGTGGTGTTGGCATGCGTTGCCCATTCATCTCCAATAAGGCAGCCCCGTAGGTCAGTCCTGTCCTATGAGTGATCTCAGAGGATTCATCGATAATAGAGAGAATTTCATCTACATTCTGCAAGACAGGCATTGTGTAAAACTCTTCAAAAGAGGGTGTTAAGGCACCAAAAAGGCTGACATCCATGGTCCCGGGAGCCCTTATGACCAGGTCACCCGTGAAGTTATCCCTGTAACTTCTCTTTAATCCATTCCCAGACTCTGCAATCAGGGAATTCCCCATAAAGAACAAAGCAATCAAGAGGGCAAAGAGGGAGAAGATGATGATAGAGTGCTTCTTTTTTCTGATGATGTTACGAAAAGCGATGGTTTCGATCATTTCCCGGTATATCTCTCTTCATTCTGAATAAGGCCGTCTTTCAGGTACACCACATGATTAGCCATATTCCGAATAACAGGATCATGGGTGGAGAAGATAAAGGTGGTTCTATAAACGGTATTGATCTCTTTCATCAAACCCAATATGTCATCGGATGTTCCTGAGTCCAGGTTGGCTGTGGGTTCATCGGCAATGACAATCTTGGGCCTGGTGATTAGGGCCCGGGCAATGGCAACTCTCTGTCTCTGTCCACCGGAAAGTTCTGAGGGTTTATGGTGCCGCCACTCTTTAAGCCCGACCTGAGCCACCAGTTCCGACACCCGATCCCTCCGTTCCACCCTGGCAGGGGGTTTGGCCCCCAGCATCAGAGGCAGTTCGATGTTCTCTTCAACAGAGAGCACGGGCAAGAGGTTAAAGGACTGAAAGATAAAGCCGAGACTCTCCCGGCGAAGCCTTGTTTTCTGCCTGTCGTTCAAACCCGCAACAGACTCCCCTCCGATACAAAGCTCACCGGATGAGGGATCATCAATAAGACCTATTATATTCATAATGGTAGTCTTACCAGCCCCAGAGGGCCCCACCACGGCCACAAAGTCACCCTGCAAAACATGCAGGTTCACACCCTTCAAGGCATGTACCTCTACACTCCCCATGGGATAGGTACGGCTTATGTTATTAAGTTTGATCATAATATTTGATTATCCTAATTTTTGATTACTTAATTTTATCTAAAATACTTTCTAGTTGTGATGGAGTAATCATATTAGGACCATCGCTGAGAGCCTTTGTTGGATCTTCATGTACCTCAAAGAAAAAGCCATTTACATCAATAGCATTTGCTAACTTTGCCATATAAGGACTATATGAAGAGTCACCACCGCTTTTTCCACCAAGTCCTCCTGGTTTTTGCGTTGAATGAGTTACGTCCATTATTACTGGATACCCAAAATCTTTCATATCTATAAGTTGTCTGAAGTCAACAACTAGATTCCCCATACCAAAAATAGAACCACGTTCAGTCAGCATAATTTTATCATTACCACTGTCCTTCACTTTATTAATTGGATAAAGCATATCTTTACCGTCAAGGAATTGTGCCTTCTTTATGTTAACAATTCGATCGGTTTTTGCTGCAGCTACCAATAAATCAGTCTGTCTGCATAAAAATGCTGGGATTTGTATAATATCAACAACATCAGATACAACTGCAGCTTGGGATGATTCATGAATATCTGTCGTAATAGGTAATTCAAATTCTTTTTTTACTTTCTCTAGGATTTTTAAACCTTCATCAATACCAGGTCCTCGGAAACTATCTAATGAAGTTCTATTAGCTTTATCAAAAGAAGCCTTAAAAACATATATAAAACCATGCTCTATTGATATTCTTTTAATGATTTCAGCTAGCTTCATAATCATTGTCTCATTTTCAATAACACAAGGTCCTGAAATAATAAATCTATTTTTCTTCAATTCATTATATAATTCATATGAGTTCATCTTTACTCCCTTTAGGTTTATTCATTGTTGCTATTTAGATATTTAATAATTTCTTAGGATTTAGATTCCATACTTTACAATCCCAAAAGTGATCATTAAGTTCCTTTTGAAAGATGCATAGACATCCTGTGGAAACTTTTAATCCATTTCCATATGCAAAAGACTCAAAATCAGAGGTTAAAAAAGGTGCAAAACGAATGATTCCATTACTTGAAACAATTAGAACAGTTTGGTTATTGTACTGCTCTTCCAAAAAATGGCTAAAATTAATCCAAGACTCTTTTAATTGATCAGGATCAACCAGCCAGCCATCAGGAACAATTCCTTTTTCATCCCATTCAGTAATTGCATTCTCCCCGACTCTCTTAATTACTTCATCCTCTGGTTTATTTTCATCTGGACCATAATCAATCTCATTAAAAGAGTTCAAAAGTATTGGCTCTCCCTGAATAGACATTTCATCCATTGCAAGTTTTGCAGTTTGTATATGTCGTGTTAATGGTCCAGAAAATACAGCATCCGGAATCAAATTATTATATTTTAAGTACTTCCCGATATTTCGTCCTTTTTCTTTTTCGACCAAAGGAAGATCGGTTCCAGCACCAACTCGAGTAATAACATCACCAGATCTAAAAGTATTTCCATGCCTTACGACTATTAATTTTATAGCCATTAATAAATCTTTTTATATTCTTTCAAAATATTTTCTGCCCGAACTACATCTTCTGGACTATCAATACCACTGATTGAATTTAGTTTATTGAAATCTTTATAATCAACTTCAACACATTTGATCTTCAAACCATTTTCTAGGAAATTCAACTGTTCCAAACCCTCATATTTTTCATAAAAACCATCAGTTAAAATCTTGATTTTCCTTAGTGATTTAAGACTGTAACCATACAAACCTGGTTGTCGATATACTGGGGAGTATGAACTTTTTAATCTGACGTTTTCTTCTTTTCTAATTGCAGGAATTATGTTTTTTGAAAAATACATTGCATTTCTATTTGCATCAAAAACAACACAGGTACCGCTAAAAGGAGTTGAAACCTTATTGTCTCTCATAGTATCCAGATCTTCCCAGGTAAGATTTACAACCGTTGTAGCAATTTCAATTGATTCATTTCTGTTAAACTCATTTATCAATTCCTGAAGAAACCAGGTTGGACATAAGGGATTATCACCTTGTAGATTAATGATAAATTCGGGAGTAAATCCATTATGAGATATCTTTTCAACAGCTTCAGCTACACGCTCTGTACCTGTATTACAAGTTTCAGAAGTCATTATACAATTAATACTATTTTGCAGACAAAAGACACGAATTCTTTCATCATCTGTAGCTACAAATGCTTTAACATAATCGTTGTTAATTTGGATACTATTGGCTATTTCCCATACATGTAAAAGCATTTCTTTACCCAATATTTTTACCAATGGTTTTCCTGGTAATCTTGTTGATGCATACCTAGCTGGAATAATTATTGCAACTTTATTACTCATTACTTTTCCTCATATTCTCGCGGTTTTAGTTAATATTATATATTTGCAATATACCTTCTAAACCATTGTCCCCTTCTACAATCAATGATGTTATTTTGTGCCTTTTCATTAGTTCTTCAGCATCAATCATTTTCATATCAGCTTTAACACTTCGCGGAGTACTAGTAACGACTTCTCTGATTTTCTTATCCAGGAAAGAATTACCTGATTCAATTAAACGTCTTAAATCACCATCAGTAAAAATGCCTTCAACTCGATTATTCTCGTCTAAAAGTAAAACAAGCCCTAACTTTCCTGAACTCATTACAGGTAATGCTTCCAAAACAGATATTCCATTTGTAACTGTAGGCAGATTTTTTTTATACATCTCATCTGCAACATGACATAATAGTTTACGTCCTAGACTCCCCCCTGGGTGAAATTCTGCATAATCAATATCCTGGAATTTTCTTTCCTTCATAAGTGCTATGGCTAAAGCGTCTCCAAGAACTAATGTAGCTGTAGTAGAACTTGTCGGGGCAAGGTTTAGGGGGCATGCTTCTTTTCCAACATTTATATTCAGGTGGATCTGTGATTTTTTTGCTAATGTTGATTCCGGATTTCCTGTTATTGATATTACATCAACTTTTTTATTCAAATATGAAACTACTCTAAGAACTTCATCTGTTTCTCCTGAATATGATATAGCCAGAACAATATCTTCAGAACTAACAATACCCATATCACCATGAATTGCTTCTGTCGAATGAATGAAAACACTTTTACTCCCGACACTGGAAAGTGTTGCGGCTATTTTCTCACCTATTCTTCCTGATTTACCAATACCAGTAATAATCACTTTACCTGTTTTTGTACTGATTAATTTAACTGCATTCACAATACTATTATCCAGTCTATCCTTTACAAGTATTAAACTATTTATTTCTGAATCAAAAACGTCACGAACATTACTTAAAACAGGATTTAGCAAATCTATGTTCATTATACTAATAAAACTTTCTTGATTAGTTATACTACTCATGTATTCTCCTTAGTGGTCTATGAAATATTATATTTAATGAAAAAATCGTTTCTGTTTTTAATCATAATATCTAGGAATTCTTCTAATTGGCATTCTTGCATCAATTCAGGATTTATATATCTTGTATATTCCAAATACATAAAATAGAATATTTCTTCTACTGATCTTTTCTTTATTCTTCTCTGAAGATGTGGGCTATCATTTCGAACATCCCCTACACCCCATCCTGCATAAAATGGAGCACCGAAAATTACTACATCTTTGTTACACATCAAAGCTTCAAAACCCATTTGTGATGAGCACACATAGACTTTATCAACGTAATTAATCATAGAGATAGGATTAATATTCTCACTGCAAATAAAAAGACTCTCATTAGCCAGAATATTCCCATAATAACCGGTTGTATTACTGCCTCCACGACTATTATCTGCAATCATATCTGGATGAACTTTTATGATAATATCTGAATCAGGATTCTCTAAAATTGCAATATTAAGCATAATCTTAAATGTATTGTCATTTGCTGCACCCTTAATAATTGACCAATCATTATACGCCTGATCAACAACAAGAATCTTTTTTTTCTCATTACGCCCAATTACCGGAGTAATAATTGGTTGATGATTATATTTTGTTAAATGATTACTAATAATCTTTTCAATAAGGAATTTTGCTCTATGTATTTCCTGTTCAGATAAGTATTTTTCAGAATTAAGCAAATCTTCAAGCATTGATGGACGAGTGACATCAAAAGAGGTTGTTTTAAAATCAGCAGAAAGGGATAAACTCTGCTTATAACAAGATGGATATTTTTTATCTGGCGTTGGCGTTATTGAACGTATAAAACCATCTTCCAGAAATAAATGGGGGATATTACGCATTACAGCTTCATCAAGCATACTAAGAACTTTTTTATCCCGGAAAAGTCCCCAGAATAAAAGCAGATCCGTTTTTTGTAACCTTCTTTCAAATTCATCTGAAAATACTGATATTAGTCGCCCAGATTTGAAAAATACTGAAAATGAATTCATATCTGAAAGTCTGATTAATGGATATTTTGATTTATTTATAAGACCATCCCAAATATAACTAATTGTAAGTATTTGTTCAGTATTCCTTTTAAATTGAGTTTCAAAACTGAGATTTCGAAGAGATTTATACTCGTTGATAAAATTAACTAATTTTTTTTTGATAAGTCTTATTGTAAACGATTTCACTCTATTACTAATTTTAGAAAAATTATTACTTAAATGCTCAATGCCAATTCTTTTTGCTTTAAAAATTGGAAACAATAGAAGAAACAGTATTGGGTTCATAATAAGAACCATATAAATTCTATATTCTCTCCTAGAGAAATATTTTAGATTATATTGTAGTTTTTCTTTTTTTATCCTTTTGCGAAGGATTTTGAAACCCTGCATGAGTAGTAATTTATTTATATTTTTGTTTAGTCTTCTTTCTACTAATGTAAGCATTTGCCTGAATGAACTGAATATAAAGAAGCTAGTGTCTTTATTCTCTTGAACTATCATCCAATCCATTTGAAGATTCCATCCGGCAATAATTGCAACAATTTTATTATCTGCATCTGCTACGGATTGGTTTTCATGCTGCCTGTAATAATATTGAGTTTCATCAATAATATACATGCTATTAACTGAATAGTATTGCGAGATAAGAAACTGAGCATCCTGATATGATGCACTTGGTGTTTCAACGAATCGAATATTGTTTTTTTCAATCCACTCTCTTTTATATATACCATTAAATACGGCTGGGTGTTTTTTCCAAAGATCAAGAAGAATATCCGGGGCTTGAATTAAACGATCACAATATTCCGAAGAGATATAATGACCTCTATTTGTTAATGATATAGATTCATAAGTATAGAGACCATTATATTTAACAATATCAACATTTGTTTCAATAGCTATGTTAATAAGCTTTATATAAAAATCATTAAAAAGGATATCATCAGGTTCAAAAATGGAGATATAATCTCCTGTAGCTATCTTTAAACCAACATTACAGGCCTTTCCATAACCACTATTTTTTGTTGTAATAATGTTACAATTAGGAAAACCTACTGTTACTTCATTAATAATATTTAATGAATTATCAGTAGATCCATCATTTATTATTATTATTTCTAATTTATCATAAGATTGATTAAATAATGAATTCAATGCATTTTCAACATATTTTTCAACATTAAATACAGGAATAATTACAGAAATTTTACTATTAATATTCATAAAATTATTTCCTAATATTTATTCTTTTCTTTCTCATTCTATAGAGAAGTCTACCAAAGTAGTATATTGGCGAATTACATAATATCGGATGCCATTTCTTAAAATCTGTTACTTCTATATATTTAGAAATTAAATCGATTAAACCTAAGTCTCCAAGACGAATATTTCTGTTATCATATTTTTTCTGTGTTTCATCTAATTTTGTTTCATTAAATAATGGTTTTGCAGGAATGGAAGCTTGATCTAGTTTTTTTTCAATAAATACTGGATCTATAGAAATGGGAACACGAATTATTTTTCTATCAGTATCACTGATGTTAAAGTCTTTATATATTTTATTAATAGTTTTTATATAACCAGCAGCAAAACATTTGGATGTCATTTTATTTCTATATAAATCAATATTCTCCATTTTCATTTTTTTAATATCATTATCACTAGTATTATACATTTTAATAATCTGTTTTGCTAAATCATCTGAATTTTCAGGTTCAAAATAAAGGACCCCTGATGTTTTTCCTTTAAGGTAATTTAAACCTCCTACCGCTGAACATATCAATGGACAACCTAATGAAAGATTTTCAATCATACTTAAATCAAAATAGTTCTGCCTACTTGCAATAATACTGGCATTAGCCATATTTATATAATCACCTGGATTCTTAGTATAACCAACTTCTATCCAATGAGGATGATTTATAGATGGAACTTTCTGAGTTTCACCAATTGCGAAAAAA
The DNA window shown above is from Oceanispirochaeta sp. M1 and carries:
- a CDS encoding outer membrane lipoprotein-sorting protein; this encodes MKSVYSILFMLFIMVPGLWAEDYQVILEKVDALASYMDTDFAAEYTIVEDKPGEDREKTVAIVFRRDADEKYVIVIMEPQVSKGQGYLKVEDALWFYDPESRRFNFSSSKDRFQNTNARNSDFTRSTLANDYDVTGAETVKLGRYDCWKLHLEANNDGVTYPIMDVWVDEDYLVRKTEDYGLSGELLRTTAFPSYQMVEGRYIPHKFLLLETLSREKTQISINKVSFRDIPNTTFSKQFLEQVNR
- a CDS encoding FtsX-like permease family protein: MAAHHTLTLSISYFKKHLNRYIFLLISLSIGFAVITIMSSLSMGMTDTLHNSARGHYGGDLFIISYDKDHGNKMHMSEPELVKDLLENTGLEYDLLQKRINYYREGILYFNGEGVGQKNVYGVEWEDEDFSALDIVEGSTDDLILDQSIMISETVASELGCKIGDSIILQGNTLSGQKNTVSLVLRAVFRDTSIFGYYKSYVPLKELASLLRFSEGDISSYGIYKQEGSFSSEDIKRVHTALSDNLDTAPLLENKEDLTRQLDRTQWTGERYFIIPLSLYISQVDDLLTAIDLVSYFLYIMVALIILVSVAVSYQMVIRERLSEIGTLRAIGMNRTTIMTILVLEALWLFGLSLLMGALLSIPGFGILSLIDYSALPGFELFLQKGRLVPLFTIKSVVLNILLLGLILIPAAVIPSYRASRYPLIEALT
- a CDS encoding ABC transporter permease, whose amino-acid sequence is MIETIAFRNIIRKKKHSIIIFSLFALLIALFFMGNSLIAESGNGLKRSYRDNFTGDLVIRAPGTMDVSLFGALTPSFEEFYTMPVLQNVDEILSIIDESSEITHRTGLTYGAALLEMNGQRMPTPLFGVEGENYFSLFPDLNILEGESLKSGEHGVMLPLELYERISRESGKSISIADPVLLSIGGTRGFKIREVPLRGVFSYDTKDPQLDRIVICDMQTIQALNSLALSESNTEDIEEEEMEYLDEDLESLFSEDLFVNEDLFEADEKVSVGNVIGMRDELDNSDAASGDWHFILMRLEESVSLKSFSSSLGHLLEDAGLDLVIMDWKEAAGLSARMVFLLQILYNAGFALVLLAGGIAIVNILLISVFDRYSELGTLRAMGAEKIWISSLVLMENLFLACTGGLSGIGIAVLIINWINSLNIGIDNVLVQTLFGMTELHIGFHLNWALGSLLVSFILGLLASWIPVRKVLSIAPTAAQEKH
- a CDS encoding ABC transporter ATP-binding protein, translated to MIKLNNISRTYPMGSVEVHALKGVNLHVLQGDFVAVVGPSGAGKTTIMNIIGLIDDPSSGELCIGGESVAGLNDRQKTRLRRESLGFIFQSFNLLPVLSVEENIELPLMLGAKPPARVERRDRVSELVAQVGLKEWRHHKPSELSGGQRQRVAIARALITRPKIVIADEPTANLDSGTSDDILGLMKEINTVYRTTFIFSTHDPVIRNMANHVVYLKDGLIQNEERYTGK
- the kdsA gene encoding 3-deoxy-8-phosphooctulonate synthase, giving the protein MNSYELYNELKKNRFIISGPCVIENETMIMKLAEIIKRISIEHGFIYVFKASFDKANRTSLDSFRGPGIDEGLKILEKVKKEFELPITTDIHESSQAAVVSDVVDIIQIPAFLCRQTDLLVAAAKTDRIVNIKKAQFLDGKDMLYPINKVKDSGNDKIMLTERGSIFGMGNLVVDFRQLIDMKDFGYPVIMDVTHSTQKPGGLGGKSGGDSSYSPYMAKLANAIDVNGFFFEVHEDPTKALSDGPNMITPSQLESILDKIK
- a CDS encoding histidine phosphatase family protein; the protein is MAIKLIVVRHGNTFRSGDVITRVGAGTDLPLVEKEKGRNIGKYLKYNNLIPDAVFSGPLTRHIQTAKLAMDEMSIQGEPILLNSFNEIDYGPDENKPEDEVIKRVGENAITEWDEKGIVPDGWLVDPDQLKESWINFSHFLEEQYNNQTVLIVSSNGIIRFAPFLTSDFESFAYGNGLKVSTGCLCIFQKELNDHFWDCKVWNLNPKKLLNI